In Trichoplusia ni isolate ovarian cell line Hi5 chromosome 7, tn1, whole genome shotgun sequence, a single genomic region encodes these proteins:
- the LOC113496013 gene encoding neuronal calcium sensor 2: protein MGCFVSKDKLTKEDMDFLKTHTSYDETTIKEWYKGFKQDCPNGRLTPAKFVDMYKMFFPSGNAVEFCDHVFRTFDMDKNGYIDFKEFLQAIHVTSSGTPEEKLKWAFRMYDVDGNGVIDIQEMTKIVQAIYDMLGACSSNRPADSAEERAKNIFAKMDENNDGQLTQDEFLKGCLQDEELSKMLAP, encoded by the exons ATGGGCTGCTTTGTTAGCAAAGATAAACTCACCAAGGAAGATATGGATTTCCTAAAGACGCACACGTCTTACGACGAAACCACCATCAAGGAGTGGTACAAAGGCTTCAAG CAAGATTGCCCTAATGGCCGACTGACACCTGCCAAGTTTGTAGACATGTACAAGATGTTCTTCCCCTCTGGTAATGCTGTTGAGTTCTGCGACCACGTGTTCCGCACATTCGACATGGACAAGAACGGATACATCGACTTCAAG GAATTTCTGCAGGCGATCCATGTCACTTCAAGTGGCACTCCCGAGGAGAAGCTCAAGTGGGCCTTCCGCATGTACGATGTTGATGGCAACGGAGTCATTGACATTCAAGAGATGACCAAGATTGTGCAG GCAATCTATGATATGCTGGGTGCCTGCTCAAGTAACCGACCGGCCGACTCGGCTGAAGAGCGCGCGAAGAACATCTTCGCAAAAATGGATGAGAATAACGATGGTCAGCTGACCCAGGATGAGTTCCTGAAGGGTTGCCTGCAGGATGAAGAGTTATCAAAGATGTTGGCTCCCTAA